AGGTGGCTTGCTTCCTTGATGAATGCCTAGTATAGTGGGTTTACTTTGACACCTTGCAACAAAGGACGTTGTAGGAATACCATGTGGTGCTTTGTTTTGTCCAACTTTCttgaatatgtttattatttcttCGTGGCATTGTTGATCTGCTAAAATCCTTGGAGTCAAGCCACTATCATCTTGCTTATCAATGTCTGCTCCATGCTCTAGAAGGAACTTCACTATTTCAGCATTTCCTTCACACACTGCAGCATGGAGTGCTGTGCTTCCGTTGCTTGCGGACCGTGTCACGTCTCCTCCACATTGAACAATATCCTTGAGTAATTCTAAGTTATTTTGCGCAACAGAAATGCATGCAAGAGAACCTACATCGCCAGATGATATGTCTGCACCATTGTCTATAAGAAGCTTCATCACAGAATCATGCCCACCCTTGATTGCTTCCCATAGCGGGACATTTCCATCTAAGTCTGTATATATAAGAGCAGTTAAAGACTATACCAATAAGTCTAAATACCAATACTAACATACATAACTCCTAcatgaaaaaagttatttttaataaaaccaaAAGGTGTGCTAGACAAAATGATAATTTAGCAGTAAAATTTGTTCCAACAAAGATTAATGGAGTGATGAATTCGTTATACATGGACAAGGTAATTCATTTCATGTTTTAAATGTGTATTAAAGGAAGCTAGTgacattgaataaaaatttgagTCAAACAGGCTTTACAATTGgaaattaatatcttttgataatttaaaatgaagaaaaagccACTTTTAAATTCATTGTGTgacattataatattaatgttaaatgcttccatcacttttttttcctctttttttagcATTAATGTTTGGAAGGTGTTGACAAGCTATTTTTTTCCAGTAGTAATTGAACTTTCCAAAGGCACTAATTGTACCTTTGATGTTGGGATTAGCCCCATGTTCTAGAAGCAAAGCTACACAATGGTCTTTGCCTTTGGAAGCTGCAATATGCTGTTGCATGTGAAAGTAGAGTTGTAAGAATCAAGTATAGTAATATGTATAAAGTATAAACATACGTGTATGTGATCATTCTAAAGGAAATAATATTTCCTAACCAATGCTGTCTTTCCATCCTTATCTGGTTCATTTGGATCTGAACCCTTCTTTAGCAGTTGATGCAACAATATATCATCACCTCTGCTAGCTGCAAACAATAAACTAATAGGCAAATCCATTTTTCCTCTGGCTAACATTGCTTCTGTTTCTGCCAAAATTTCTTTCATCAGTGGATCCTCTGATTCATGTAAATTCTACACCAAAGAATTAAACATATCAAAATAACATAGACAATCTCCTCCATGGGAAACAATTATTTTGTTGGCTTCGAAAGAAGATTTGTCATTCTAATGGCATTCATACAATTTCACTTTCACACATCGGAGTTGTGCCCCATACAACacaataaaatttcttattccATAATACTAGTCAATAGTCAtgtaaaaagaaattgaaatcatGATCTTCTAATGTAATACTTAACCATCAACAAAATGTTTTCTAGaactatttttcaaatttatattcttttagtcTTTTTAAGGTGCACCTCTGCGAATCTCAACAAATGCATATGCCAAGTAGCAAATAACTGAAAGGTCAAGTGTATCCTTGCTTAGAATACACCCTAACAACATGTTAAAAATAGATGATGAAGTTGAGATTTAATAGCTTATGTCTCcactaaaaatgaaaagttatcAAATTATGGTCTTCAATAGGAAAATTTAGGGAGGGGTGTATAAGAGTCCTAATAGCTTGATCCTACGGTCTTTGCCATTGACCATCTAAATATAAGGAATTAAAACCAAAAGATTCTaacatttgaaataaaattgacaaacTAAATAATGTGTATAAAactaagggaaaaaaaaaacaaattgttctTTAAGTAAATGAGTGTGaatacaaaactaaaaaaagcagaataatttatagaaaaaatcaaaagatctcaaagttttatatatacttgAAGAAAATTGTTCATGATCATTGTTCCATCTTCAACATTTGAATGAGAAAGATTCAGAAATGAGGTTCGACTCAAACGCAAGATCTGGCTCAACCGCTTGGTTCGAACCGTAAACAATTGTGGCCTATAGCATAACACTCCTATTTCCCCAACTACATCTCCAGACTTTGCCTCGCCAACAACCTGATATAGTTGCATGCATGTTTTGTTAGTCATAGAATCAAGTCATTTAAGTGGACAATCCAATGACAtcacataaaagaaagaaatggtcattaagaaaatattaaactaaacaaACTTGCCTGCTCTATTCCATTCTTATGAACGATAAGATCCTGTTATCATAAGAACATGAAAGTTAGTTtgtcatgtttttctttgaaatctGTTATTAATTGGAGAAAGGACATTCAAGAAATTACTTATTTCATATACATTAAAAGGACAATCATGAAATAATGTCTAAGTTGCACTTTAAACTTTCTTAGTTTCAATTGCAATATTTTTACTAtcctttatttttctgtttttgtttctcttttacaTTAAACATCTATATTTGAATCTTAGAAATTTGGAAATCTCAAacaatgttaaatttatttgacaaattacAACGTATGCAACCAATTCTTGGCagaaatagttattttaaatactACTCAAGGATTTGTGTGTGCATGCGCGATACAATACAatataattgtaaataaaaataaagaggaaTATAATATCTTACTGCAGCTCCTGTAACGAATATATAGAAGTCTGTTGGTGCTTCATTTTGCAAAATCACATCATCCTTCGGAGGAAAATACTCAGCCTTCATCTCTGTGACCttcaaattttgatatttaagcatagtcacataaaaaaaatctattcattcaaaataaaaagaatgacTAGAagctaaaatacaaaaaattattccaaaaaTCCTCTCTATTTAACATTATTGGTCTCTCTAACAAGAGGTTTCTCAATTACAAACTAAATTATATAGATCACaagtcttattttaaaataaatcttctCCATGTTTCAGATTTTGTTTAACCAAAAAAGGTTTTCTTCTTTTAACATAATAGGGTAAAGGTTATAGCAAATACAAAAGTATTACCAGTTGAAAAAGTAGGTCATTTGATACTCCATGAAACAAGTACACTTTGTCAACAAGTGAAAAGAATAGGTAGTGTGAGATGCTAGAATGAATGGCTTTTGGAAGAGAATCAATGATCTCTTGCTGTTGTAGTCCTTCTAAATCAGTTCTGTACTTCATAAGCAAATGAGCAAATATTTGTTCTTGCAAACGATTTGGCAGGTGGTTCCTATGGGCAAAATTTGAGGCAGATTGGACAGTGTCTCTCTAATGTGCGACAACGAAAGAAACACTTTCAATTAAAACTATATAATCAATGAAcctctataaaaataaaaataaaatatgaactgCATAATGTTTTGAGACTCGAAATTCTCTTTTCATTCTTTCCTATAAAGcaaggtttttttatattgtgGTCATGGTTTCGTCATGATCATTGGTATTGTGGGAAATTTCATCCGATAAGATTACAATTTGTTCGCATTGTGGTTGCAAAGACTTTTAAAAATCTCGACATTGCAACCGAAATCACGATCGCAGACCATATTTTAAAACCTTGCTTATAAGGCTTAACTATAAATAAAGGGTGGTGAACACGATATACTTACATATCTCTTAGTTCTTTCTGTCCAGTGGACTACCATATTGGTCATGTTGCCTATCAGATATGAGGTGAGTCCAAGATTAAAGAGcatataaaaaatgtcaaataccATTTCTTTTGTATTTACAGGATGTAGATCACCATAACCAACTGATACAAGGGTCACTATGGACCAATATATTGCTACTACATACTTTCCCCATAGATTCTGGTCAATGGCATCAGGAACAAGTCCAAGCCATGTAGATTCTGGATTATCCCGTGCagcaagaaaatagaaaaagcaTGCAGCAGCATGCACTGAGAATAAAGTAACCTACAATGGCATGACATCATGACTAATAAGATAGGTTGTTTTATGTTACCAAGGCCATAACTCTACCAAGAAATTCACTTGAATATAAGTAAGTACTTACACATGTAAGCTTGCAACAACGCACCAAAAAGTAGTTATAGTTCCTGTCCTTTTCTAATCTGACACATGAAGGTAGAATGTAAACAAAATCACCCTGACTCAATCCAATATGATTTTACTGTTATACATCACTTTTCTTTACacaattgtttttacttttttttttaaaatgtcaaatCACTTAGGAT
This region of Glycine soja cultivar W05 chromosome 17, ASM419377v2, whole genome shotgun sequence genomic DNA includes:
- the LOC114392942 gene encoding potassium channel AKT1-like — translated: MKMFGMCGGSDDDNHRDDEDKSPIGAREDGSQYSLTGVLLPSLGATAIRNGSGRPKFRQYIVSPYNRHYKLWNTFLLILVFYTAWMCPFEFGFLEKSNIAVAITDNVVNVFFAIDIVLTFFVAYLDKSTYLLVDDHKLIALRYAKSWLILDVIATIPYEVVILILPPSLQIYSYFNFLRLWRLHRVSAMFARLEKDRNYNYFLVRCCKLTCVTLFSVHAAACFFYFLAARDNPESTWLGLVPDAIDQNLWGKYVVAIYWSIVTLVSVGYGDLHPVNTKEMVFDIFYMLFNLGLTSYLIGNMTNMVVHWTERTKRYRDTVQSASNFAHRNHLPNRLQEQIFAHLLMKYRTDLEGLQQQEIIDSLPKAIHSSISHYLFFSLVDKVYLFHGVSNDLLFQLVTEMKAEYFPPKDDVILQNEAPTDFYIFVTGAADLIVHKNGIEQVVGEAKSGDVVGEIGVLCYRPQLFTVRTKRLSQILRLSRTSFLNLSHSNVEDGTMIMNNFLQNLHESEDPLMKEILAETEAMLARGKMDLPISLLFAASRGDDILLHQLLKKGSDPNEPDKDGKTALHIAASKGKDHCVALLLEHGANPNIKDLDGNVPLWEAIKGGHDSVMKLLIDNGADISSGDVGSLACISVAQNNLELLKDIVQCGGDVTRSASNGSTALHAAVCEGNAEIVKFLLEHGADIDKQDDSGLTPRILADQQCHEEIINIFKKVGQNKAPHGIPTTSFVARCQSKPTILGIHQGSKPPNEEVTWFDNHQRRKMSPFHNSFFGIMSTENYDKKDSTSSSKTSHTSREELPARVTLSCPEKGEHGKKLVFLPKSLEELLRIGAEKFDFSPTKILSKERAEIEDIYVIRDGDLLILE